In Candidatus Hydrogenedens sp., a single window of DNA contains:
- the thiE gene encoding thiamine phosphate synthase produces MTHDECIKKFHETDLYVVITEKMCKGKPSEFVLEECLKAGVRLVQFREKEGDDRMKYNKAVQFRKITRDYNALLIIDDRIDLALIVDADGVHLGQNDLPIHEARKIAPNLIIGASTHNLEQALKAQEEGASYVNIGPLFPTQTKTTSVSPLGVEALEKISPHLSIPFTCMGGIKLENIDEVLKRGARHIAVVTAVTEADNIQQSVKQLRERILLYKDKEIV; encoded by the coding sequence ATGACTCACGATGAGTGTATTAAAAAGTTTCACGAGACGGATTTGTATGTAGTTATCACAGAGAAAATGTGTAAGGGAAAACCTTCGGAATTTGTGTTAGAAGAATGCTTGAAAGCAGGTGTGCGATTGGTGCAGTTTCGTGAAAAAGAGGGTGATGATAGAATGAAATATAACAAAGCGGTTCAATTCCGTAAAATTACCCGTGATTATAATGCCCTGCTTATCATAGATGACCGCATAGACCTTGCTTTAATAGTAGATGCTGATGGTGTTCATTTGGGACAGAACGATTTACCTATACATGAAGCACGAAAAATAGCACCGAACCTGATTATCGGAGCTTCCACACATAACCTGGAGCAGGCTTTGAAAGCACAGGAAGAAGGGGCAAGTTATGTAAATATAGGTCCTCTTTTCCCCACGCAGACAAAGACAACATCCGTTTCTCCCTTAGGTGTAGAGGCTTTGGAAAAAATATCGCCCCATTTAAGTATCCCTTTTACCTGTATGGGTGGAATTAAATTAGAAAATATTGATGAGGTCTTAAAACGCGGAGCACGGCATATTGCTGTTGTAACTGCGGTAACGGAGGCGGACAATATCCAGCAATCTGTAAAGCAGTTAAGGGAAAGAATTCTTTTGTATAAAGACAAGGAAATTGTATAA
- a CDS encoding PEP/pyruvate-binding domain-containing protein — protein MRFFLIDNEVLLKSSRSEIGGKGWGLVRLKKQGLNVPSFGIISTEGVREKLWNTDTDFRDTIITWCREILTYSPSKKITVRSSACEEDNRYHSFAGKFLTEVITNTEELIPTLDKIAEQYISTMDKEEETISVGLHGLAIILQEFVAGEISGVCFSTKPMNANPQQGYCEMVIGENKLLVDGETQPTRVLFNPSTGEIVDYQEGHNGPQSLPEQLLAELSKGLLKMEWDYRTAVDMEWTWDGEKIWFLQVRPITKVTPSMDLYPKECMTCWFFDQRFIEPITPITRTTLIPLIFRKAIVESMNMRGKTATFEPYYFGGQVYIPHRAYFDLLEGCPKWWLSSDLKLLFPDNCGCPPKQMKLLGIHFWLDAFRSLLTHWQDSIFVLCRWEQWKKKLLKKLSLWNEAELSKLTKEDWLKQWEQWQELSEEFLGIHRWAILWSSYVYRLGGKYIVRGKEGQYPSITTWANYILTSYLSTRDLKLLTLLRTEYSHRTESLDFISPRWEEWLSGEAQNELFERQLLEEKRDISPPPLQKRSNAGLLYRIVAKFIHLREEQRFEWEKILNVQKKLLKEAGKRLVEKGILAEISQVWFINWQELIEAFIEGKAIHLKEVSERQHQWCVEHVFTKPSFINEGSFILSISEEDSNIWLGWGVSGGRVKGTAYVTDNPTSLPLNISHPRILVTPCLNPGQTWCLQYWDGVLLERGSELSHPAIIAREINIPMIANLPHITQKLTTGDFIHMDATYGKVSRISS, from the coding sequence ATGCGTTTCTTTTTGATTGACAATGAGGTTTTATTAAAATCCTCCCGTTCAGAAATTGGCGGGAAAGGATGGGGTCTGGTTCGATTAAAAAAGCAGGGATTAAATGTGCCATCTTTCGGGATAATTAGCACAGAAGGGGTGAGAGAGAAACTCTGGAATACGGATACAGATTTTCGGGATACCATAATAACCTGGTGTAGGGAAATATTAACTTACTCCCCAAGTAAAAAAATAACCGTTCGTTCTTCCGCATGTGAGGAAGATAATCGTTATCATTCTTTTGCGGGAAAGTTTTTAACTGAGGTTATAACAAATACAGAGGAACTTATTCCGACACTGGATAAGATAGCCGAACAGTATATCTCAACAATGGACAAGGAAGAGGAAACAATATCTGTAGGTCTTCATGGACTTGCCATTATTCTTCAGGAGTTTGTCGCAGGGGAAATATCCGGCGTATGTTTTTCTACAAAGCCTATGAACGCCAATCCTCAGCAGGGATATTGCGAAATGGTGATAGGCGAAAACAAGTTGCTGGTTGATGGAGAAACACAACCTACAAGGGTTCTGTTTAATCCTTCCACAGGAGAAATCGTAGATTATCAAGAAGGGCACAATGGACCCCAATCACTACCTGAACAATTATTAGCAGAGTTATCGAAGGGTTTATTGAAGATGGAATGGGACTATCGCACGGCAGTAGATATGGAATGGACATGGGATGGCGAAAAAATATGGTTCCTGCAAGTTCGACCCATTACGAAAGTAACACCTTCGATGGATTTATACCCCAAAGAATGCATGACTTGCTGGTTCTTTGACCAGAGATTTATTGAACCGATTACACCTATTACACGGACTACACTTATCCCACTAATCTTCCGTAAAGCAATCGTAGAAAGCATGAACATGCGTGGCAAAACAGCAACCTTTGAACCGTATTACTTCGGCGGACAGGTATATATTCCCCATCGGGCTTATTTTGATTTATTGGAAGGTTGTCCAAAATGGTGGCTCTCATCTGATTTAAAATTGTTATTTCCGGATAACTGTGGTTGTCCTCCCAAACAGATGAAACTACTGGGGATACATTTCTGGCTGGATGCTTTCCGTTCCTTATTGACACACTGGCAAGATTCTATTTTTGTATTATGTCGCTGGGAACAATGGAAGAAAAAATTATTAAAGAAGTTAAGCCTTTGGAACGAGGCGGAATTATCAAAACTCACAAAAGAGGATTGGCTCAAGCAATGGGAACAATGGCAGGAGTTATCCGAAGAATTTTTGGGAATACATCGCTGGGCAATACTCTGGTCAAGTTATGTATATCGTTTAGGAGGAAAGTATATTGTTCGTGGTAAAGAAGGACAGTATCCTTCCATAACAACATGGGCAAATTATATATTAACATCATACCTATCCACCCGAGACTTGAAATTATTGACCCTTCTTCGCACAGAATATTCACACCGAACAGAAAGCCTCGATTTTATATCGCCTCGTTGGGAAGAGTGGCTTTCCGGTGAAGCACAAAACGAATTGTTTGAAAGGCAATTGCTGGAAGAGAAAAGAGATATATCTCCACCCCCATTGCAAAAAAGAAGCAACGCAGGTCTCTTATACCGTATTGTCGCAAAGTTTATACATCTGCGGGAAGAGCAACGATTTGAATGGGAAAAGATTTTAAATGTGCAAAAAAAATTATTAAAGGAAGCAGGCAAACGATTGGTAGAAAAGGGTATTTTGGCAGAGATAAGCCAGGTCTGGTTTATAAACTGGCAGGAATTGATAGAAGCATTTATTGAAGGGAAGGCTATTCATTTAAAAGAAGTTTCGGAACGCCAACATCAATGGTGCGTGGAACATGTATTTACAAAACCCTCTTTTATCAATGAAGGAAGTTTTATCCTCTCCATTTCCGAAGAGGACAGCAATATATGGTTGGGCTGGGGTGTATCCGGGGGAAGGGTAAAAGGGACTGCTTATGTAACCGATAATCCAACATCACTTCCCTTAAATATCTCCCATCCTCGCATTCTTGTAACACCCTGTTTAAATCCCGGCCAGACATGGTGTCTTCAATACTGGGACGGTGTCCTATTAGAACGAGGTAGTGAGTTATCACACCCTGCAATTATTGCACGGGAGATTAACATTCCTATGATTGCAAATCTACCTCATATCACACAGAAACTTACTACAGGGGATTTTATTCACATGGATGCAACTTATGGGAAGGTTAGCCGTATCTCATCTTAA
- a CDS encoding trypsin-like peptidase domain-containing protein has protein sequence MWKNFLIIITLLVISTFPISFAVSQDNISDSRRNAIVTAVEMASPAVVTINVAEYQADDLDPFFELFGFPIRRQQISSIGSGFIFHQAGYILTNYHVLENASKINSVTLSNGEKLDVEFVGADPRTDIAVLKANGKTFPYIPLGDSDNLYIGEWVIAIGNPFGSLMKDPRPTVSVGVVSAVHRKVNRNVSGDTRLYQDLIQTDAAINPGNSGGPLVNSKGEVIGINTMIFSKTGGYQGLSFAIPINRARRVAEELIKFGKRRDPWFGFNAESLDSIDSRLLKELGIQVDKGVFVTRILKESPAYQAGLRPGDVIIEINKQPVEDPLDVDFINWDLFIGDPVEMKVFREGKILNMQFTIREVGRK, from the coding sequence ATGTGGAAAAACTTTTTAATTATTATAACACTACTTGTTATTTCAACATTTCCCATATCCTTTGCGGTTTCACAGGACAATATATCGGATTCGCGTCGCAACGCAATAGTAACCGCCGTGGAAATGGCTTCACCTGCTGTGGTAACTATCAATGTAGCAGAATATCAAGCAGATGATTTAGACCCTTTCTTTGAGTTATTTGGTTTTCCTATACGCCGCCAACAGATTTCTTCCATCGGTAGCGGATTTATCTTCCATCAGGCGGGATATATTTTAACCAATTATCATGTATTAGAAAATGCCAGTAAGATTAATTCAGTAACACTTTCAAACGGTGAAAAATTGGATGTGGAATTTGTCGGTGCTGACCCACGAACAGATATTGCTGTATTAAAAGCAAATGGAAAGACCTTTCCCTACATCCCCTTAGGCGACTCGGATAACCTATATATAGGCGAATGGGTTATTGCTATAGGAAACCCCTTTGGCTCACTGATGAAAGACCCTCGTCCTACCGTTAGTGTAGGTGTTGTTTCCGCTGTACATCGTAAAGTAAACAGAAATGTTTCCGGGGACACTCGATTATATCAAGACCTTATTCAAACCGATGCGGCAATAAATCCCGGTAACAGTGGTGGACCTCTGGTTAACAGCAAAGGTGAAGTGATTGGGATTAACACCATGATTTTCTCTAAAACGGGAGGGTATCAGGGATTAAGTTTCGCCATACCTATCAATCGTGCTCGTCGTGTCGCTGAAGAATTGATTAAATTTGGAAAACGCCGTGACCCCTGGTTTGGATTTAACGCAGAATCACTCGATTCTATTGACTCCCGACTTCTAAAGGAATTGGGCATTCAGGTGGACAAAGGAGTATTTGTAACACGCATATTAAAGGAGAGTCCAGCATATCAGGCAGGATTGCGTCCCGGTGATGTAATTATAGAGATAAACAAACAACCTGTCGAAGACCCGTTAGATGTTGATTTTATAAATTGGGATTTATTTATTGGTGACCCTGTGGAAATGAAAGTTTTTCGAGAGGGCAAAATCCTGAATATGCAATTTACTATTCGCGAAGTCGGTAGAA